Genomic segment of Pseudorca crassidens isolate mPseCra1 chromosome 10, mPseCra1.hap1, whole genome shotgun sequence:
AGTGAGGGTCCTGGCAACAGCCGTCCCTTTACTGGTTGCTCATATCCCTGGAAGGAGGTTTCAGAGCAGACACCACCCATGAAGGCGCTGGGATGAAAATGGTCACTTGTATCTACGATCAGAACTAGCCTACAAAGACAATAATCCTGTTTGCCCTATTACACAAAGGGTTTCCTTACCAAAATCCTTCCTACCTCACGTATCCCCCCAATTATTATTAGgaccaagacatgaaagcaaaaaCACAAAATCCACCCTCTGTAATATGAGGAAGTACGTGAGGATAATGCTAAGGAAGAGGGCCCCTGAGTGCACTCACTAATTCATATCTCCTCCCAGAAGTCTCTCTGTCCCAGAAATCCATGTGTACAAAAATGCCTGATCTTGGGCAAACCCCACAAATTCTGCTCATTTATAGTAGGTCCGGCCTGCTTGTTGCTTGTCTTGAATTCAGCATACTATTTCAGATGGTGCGCCCTAGTGCCCAGAGAGCCAAGGGACACCACTTTCCTGCCATTCTGTCCTCCTGCTGCTTAAGTACCATTGCATTTTTGCCAGAGTCCAACCCTCTTTCCCTCCCAAACACTTACTCCCAATGGGCGCCAGTCTGTTCTGAGCATCCTTCTCTAGCTCAGCGTTCTTGGTCTGTGCCCAGTTTTTCCATACTTCAAGCCCTTCTTCTGGCTTCAGAGAATttggaagcagaagttctggggaAGGCTGTGGCTGTGACTGTGGTTCAACTTCAGCAACTTGGACAGTTTGAGCCTATGAGAGAGAAACCATCAAAATGTGTCAAAAGGCCTTTTGGCAAAACTGCTGGAAAAATGTTACttatagtaaaaaacaaaaaaaaaaacacaaatgtaccatactaatgttaGATGTTAATAACTGCAGAAATTGGGTGTGGGGTTTATggaaattctgtaatttttctgtaagtctaaaactgttctaaaaaaaaaaaatctcaaaaaaaaaagttatagttcttttaattaaaaaacctcTCTTCTCCTTGCTGTCGTACTTCCAAGAACCTATGGAGTTCTATTCTTTACTCCAGAGACAGCAAAGACTAGTGCAAAGCTCCTTAGTCTTGGCTGTACTTTtgaatctctgattttttttttttttctgtggtatgcagtcctctcactgttgtggcctctcccgttgtggagcacaggctccggatgcacaggctcagcggccatggctcacgggcccagccgctccgcggcatgtgggatcttcccggactgggacacgaacccgtgtcccctgcattggcaggcggactctcaaccactgtgccaccagggaagccctgaatctctGATTTAAAAACACCAATACCTGAGCTCCACCCCAGAATCTCTTTTTAAAGAGGTATCAGTCTTTTTAAAACCTTCCCACGTAAAAAGGCAATTCTAACGTTTAGTCACTGCTCAGAACTTACTGGCACAAAGCACTGCTCATCAAACTACAATGCGCAAATAAACCCCTTGGGgattttattaaaatgcagattctaattaGAAAGATCGCAGGtgggacctgagattctgcatttctaacaagctcccaaatAAGGGAGCTGGTCTGCAGACTATACTTTGAGTACCAAGTGTCCAGACTGTTAAACTTGGTTGCACCTTAAAATCATCTGGctgattttaaaaaacacccATGCCTGGGCCTTAtccacagagattctgatttaactggtcGAAGGTGGAAGCCTGccagcagtatttttaaaagctctccaggtgattctaatgtccAGTCATGGTTGAAAATCATCCTTCATGTTCCTCTCAATAATACTGCTTTGGCTTATAAGGACATTTTCTAGAGACAGGAGGCACTGTTTTACCTTCCTGCCTCCAAAGGAAGAGTAGTCCCATCCTCAACGGTCTGACAGCCAAACCATGCAGCCAAAGGGGCAGAGAATGTCCATGACCTTCAATCACAATCCCCATCAGGCAGGACAGACACCAATACAGATACAAAGCACAGGTTCTTGGGTCTCACACATCTATCTACATTGGGAACAAATTCCCTTGAGCAATTTTCCAAGCCAGGGCCTACTAAAGGGCTGAAGAAAGCCAAATCATTCAAATTGAAggcaaaataatttattcatgaCACAAATTTGcttatcaataaataaaaataaaaactaccctACTAGCTTTGATATAAGATACATGATcaaacaaggaaataaagaaataccaGTGCTAGGCCCTTAAATGTCTGTCAACCCTGGAGCTCCCCTCTAGACACACTTCTCAGTTCAACTACCATTCTCCTTGGTGAGTCTCAACCACCTTCCCAGTTTAGATCTCCATGTTTGTGGAAATGATTGCTAACTCTGTGACTCTAAGCTAGACGGTCCCTTAATATACCCAGTGGGTACTGTACATCTCCAGCTGAACATCTGAAAGCCACCTCACATTAACATCTACGGAGAGAATTCATCACTTTGCCCATCCAGAAGTATTCTCCTCAGAGCTCCCTCTCTTACCTTGTTCAATGGCAACACCATCTACCCAAGCTAGAAATCTAGTAGGAGTCTGACTGGGTAAGTAGGTGGGGGCCAGAGGATTTAGGGCAGTGCTTCTCTGTCTTATTAGCCAGGGTCCCTTCACTGTGTGCCTCCACCCACTACATGTAACACTCCGAATCATCCCGACAACGAAAATTCTTCTACACATGTTCAAATGTCTATCAGTAGGTAGGGGAAGTAGAAGTCTCATCCAGGTTGAAAACTACTGATTCAAGTAAGGCCTTCTACACTTGGTGTAGAGTTTTTCCTATTTGTAATGGAGACCTTAAAAGAGTTTTAAGTTGGGAAGTGACATAATCTTacattttaaggaaattattCTTGAGCTgtagaaaatggattaaagagcaaAAGTGGAAGTAGGTGCTGGTGGCCAAGACCAGGATGGTGGCAGTGAAATGATTTAGAATCAATGTGGCTTGCTGATGAATTGGCTGTGAGGAGTACAGTAAAGCAGACTCAAGGATCTCAAGGATGACTCCTGAGTTTCTGGCTTAAACAAATGGGTGGATGATGGTATCACTTTTTGAGATGGGATAGTTTTTGATAGTAGTAGAGGGGATGCTAATGAAGTGCTGAGATATGTTTAACAAatgcaagtaaataaataagtaggctGCTGAATGTATGGGAAAGGTCCTAAGGGGAAAGGTACAGTCTAGGGATAAAGATCTGTGTGTTAATGCAGTACATGGTATAAgacatgggctctagagccagCCTGTCCAAGGCTGAATGCCAACTCTCCCACTTACTAAAAGGTGGCTTTGGCCTTGttgtttaatctctctgtgcctcagtttcttcatttgtaaaatggagatagtagtACACACTTCTTAAGGTtggtgtgagaattaaatgagttaatatatgcaacactaaggacagtgcctggcagatagtGTCAGTGATTATCACCTTCTGCAGCAGACATCTAGAGGATTCTGAAAATCATGACAATGGAGAGAAATCCCTTAGGGAGAAAAGAGGGTTAGTACAGAGCTTTGAGAAACAACATGTATGGCTCAGACAGAAGAGAAGGAGGCTTCAGCAAAGTCTCCTGAGAAGGAAAAATAACCAGTGGGGTAGGAGGAAGACCAGGAGTGCATAATAACATGGAAGTCCAAAGGAGAGTTTCAAGAAGGCAGGCATGGTCTGTTGTGCTGTGTGTTGCTATAAGTGAGATAAAAACAGACACGTCTGTTGTATCTGGCCACGGGGAGGTAGGTCACTGATGACCTTAACAAGAGCAGACCCAGTCATGAGTTGAAGGGAAAACTGGTTAGCAAGTAGAGTCAGCCTGTGCAGATAATCCTTTTGAGAACTCTGGGAATAAAGTAAAGTGGAGAAATAGGGGAACAGATGGAGGTGGGTGTGAGGTCAAGGGAGGGAGGTTTAGCCACAAATCTGGTTTTAAAGATAGGATATAAAAGAGCTTTCAAAAAGGGTATGCCAGGTGAAGGAACACATCAGCGCTCCTTAGGGTTCAACTCACATCACAGCACAATTATCTTCCCATGGGCTACGAGGGCTCCAAGGGCAGACTCTCTTATTCACCTCTgtttcccagcacctagaacagagcCTGATAAGGAGAGCAGAGGGATATTTGTGGTGTAAATGGACAAACTCATCTTTCCTGCATGATGGGTATTcttcccaatttttctttttctggtaatAACCCTTGACATACGTCGCTATAAGACTTTGCCAAAGGAGACACAGCCTCTGAAGAACATGAAGAATGCTAAAATGAACTTACTAAAATGAACTCTAGAAAAGATTTTCCTGCTGAAGGGCCCAGATGTGCAAATTACAAGCAGAGCCCAATGAGCAACAAGAGTCCTGAATTGCAAATTGGAACATCAGGCccaggagagcagaggagaggcCTGATATGCTCCATCCCTGTCAGCAAAAGGTCAGCACAGAGCACCATTACAAGTCACCTGTCCGGTCTCTCCTATATGCAATCAATTCTACACACCAGTAATTGATTCTTCTTATTACCACGACTCTTAGGATTCTGGAAAATTTTCCTACCACAGATCGTATCAGCTCTTCACTTCGGGAAGATAGCCCCTTTGCCCCCTGTACTAAACCCTCTCCCATGGTTCTCCTCCTCTCATGTTAACCTAGGCCATATCACTTGTGTCCACCCCTGGCTCTTATTCATCCTGCTCCATCCTTCTGTCAATCTAAGCTATAAACTAGAGATCAAATGCCATTTTTTCCACAAAGATACCTCTGCTGACATTTAACCTAGATTGATTTCTGAATTCCCAGCTTGACTTTGTGTGTGTAGCACACGTTGTCACACTTGATTATGCTGCTTTATACTTTACAGAAACAAATCATATGTTCTCACTTCCACTACACTATAAGCTACCCGAAGCAATGACACTGTCTTGTTCTACTTCTAGGCCTGACAGCTGGATATTTAATAGGTCCTTAACAAAGTCACTTAAGATTAACATACTGTTGCCTCTATGAAACCACTCGGTCAGCTTTTGCTTACCCAATCATTTACGTCTTGAGTTTCTGAGTGTGGTCCCTGGTCTAACAGTGCTTTGTTTGTGCCAGCTCCCTCACATGCATTCCCAGAGCTCCTGTGCTGAGGCACACTACCTTCACCAGTCCCATGAGACCAGAGGCCCTCCATCCACTCTAAATGTCTGCTAGACAAGGGACCAGAAACTTTACTAACAGTCTTAAAAGGTGGATCTGTGATAGCCTTAAGAAGATTAACaattagaaaagataaaagagccaagcaattttaaagttaaaatttcaacagttctgggctttcctggtggcacagtggttgagaatccacctgccaatgcaggggacacgggttcgatccctggtccgggaagattcctacatgccgcagaggaaataagcctgtgcgccacaactactgggcctgtgctctggagcccacgagccacaactactgagcctacgtgacacaactactgaagcccgtgcgcctagagccagtgcttcacaacaagagaagccaccacaatgagtagcccccgctcactgcaactagagaaagcccatgcgcagcaatgaagacctaacgtagccaaaaataaattttaaaaaagtgcctcttttaaaaaaaatttttcaacagttttatttttgcaacttttctataaatctaaaatcatttcaaaataaaaagttaaaaaatttagctcagggcttccctggtggtgcagtggctgggagtccacctgccaaagtaggggacacgggttcgaggcctcgtctgggaggatgccacatgccatggagcagctgagccgtgtaccacaactactgagtctgcgctctagagcccacgagccacaactgctgaggcctgcgcacctagagtccgtgctctgcaacaggagaagcctcCACAATGAGAGGCatacacaccgcaatgaagagtagcccctgctcgccacaactagagaaagcccgtgtgcagcaatgaagacccaacacagccaaaaataaaataaatttattaaaaaaaacaaaacaacttagcTCAACATAGCTGCCATGACAGAAAACTCAATTAACCATGGCTTGTCTTAACTATTTTTTAAGGAACGTAAAAACACGGTTGGAAAGTCCCACTGCATAAGGGGGCTTATTCAAGACTCCCAAgatgatcactttttttttttttgggggggccatGTTACATGCCTTGAGggaatcttaattccccaaccagggatcaaatccatgccccctgcagtggcagtgtggagtcctaaccgctggatcaccagggaattccccaaagatGATCACTTTTAACAGGCCCACCAGAAAGTATTTTAGATCTCATAATTCACTTATACTGTGTCCAGTGTAGTCCATCTTTAGATGACAACTAAAGGAGGAACAATTTAACACCCTCTCAACTGTGAAGAGTTTAGAGCCTGTGTGCTAAACTACAGGGGTTCCACTAGATCTGTTCATTTGTGATGCAGAAAGCAGCTTCTGGGACAGAGATAACACTTGGGGTGACCCATTAGTCTCTACCTAGAAGTTTACCCTTCCTAAAGAGATCACAAAAAAAGCACTCCAGGCATCTATCCCCAAAGCAGTTACTGGTCATTTCATTTACCTTCAGGTACCAGGCTAGAATTCCTGCCGTTCCACAGCTTCACTTGCCAttcctgtcccctctccccaACTCTAATTAAAATACTAAATACTGTATTACTGCAAGACCAACGTCATTCCTGTAAACAAGCCAGAGGCGAAAGAGATTACCAGGCAAGTTCTGTGTTGCACTGGGCCCTGAGGGAGCAGGCTGCCCTACAGATAAGTCTCACTTACTGAACAAGTAAcctggagctgctgctgctgctgctgctgctgtggtgGCGGTGGCGTCTGTTCCTGGGGGGTTTGTTGTTGTGGCTGCTGCTGAGGGTCCCATATATGGACAGTCTGAGCTGTATTCTGGTATGTGCCTGCCACGGCCTGCACAGCCACTGGAATGTGGATGTTGCCATTCATGAACTGTGCTGGAAAGAGAGAGTTTGCAAGGGTCTGCACTACCTCTTCATGGGAGTTTTTCACTACAGACGTGGTGCCCACCATCTTCTCCTTGTCATCCTCCAGCTTTACAGCTGCCAGGGCTGTGGGTGAGCCACTGACGTGAACTGCGTTGTAGGCTTCCTGGGGAATGGCAATGTGAGTAATGCTCTGCTGCTGAGGGTCCCCCCGGGGCTGGGCAGAGTAAACAGGTATGGTCCAAGTTTCTCCTGTAGGGCTGGTAATGGTCCCAGTGGCACTGTACAGGTGGGCACTGTCTACTGTTAGTAAGTCGGGCCTCAAAGACACATAACTCTGCTGCTGGCCCTGTGGAATGGCCAGCACGGTGGCCACCGGCTGCCCTGAGATGGCGTAGGACACAGTGATGGGCATGTCCACTTTGCGCTTCTTCACTGGCTGGAGGACACTGGCCGTGCCAACCCGCCGCTCCCCTTCCCGAGGTGAGCCCTGCTGGGACGGTGGTGGGGAAAGGGCACCCACAGTCTGGATTTGGATCTGCTGACCCCCAGCAAGAGACTGGCCAGCCACCAGCTGAGCCTGGATCTGTTGATGTGGGATGTGCTCCTCTGGGATCTCTGCAGCCTGGATCTGCTGGGCCGCCTGCATGTGCTGCACCTGGATCTGGGCCGCCTGCAGCTGCGAAGGGCTGGGGCTCTGCAGAGATGGGGTCTGGATGGAGGGGGCTGTCGGCTGTGCTGCTTGGCCTTGGATCTGCACCTGGACATGGATGGGCTGCTCAGCAGGTTGGTGAACGGTGAGCTGCGGGGAGAGCTGCTGAGCCGAGACCTGCTGCGGAGACTGCTGTACCTGCACCTGTACCTGCAGCGACAAGATTCACCAGTGAGTGAATAGGGCAACATCGAGAATCCAGCCCCGAAGGGAAGAAGAGATCTCAGACGGGAACCCTGGGTAATGTGAAGAGGAGGGGCCGCCATACCCAAGGCTTCTGAGGAGGCCATAATCTCCAAAACCATAGGCAAAATTCTCCAGCATCACACTCTGAATGTGTTGCATTCAGAGCAACACATATCCACCTGAGAGCAAGCAAGACTATCAAGTGGGAAATATCAAAACTTTTGCTCATTTCTtgacttcctttttaaaagtaaCCCCTTTTGTTTTTGCATACTGACATAGTAGTACAAGTatacaatttataaatatatacttaggCGTATGATCAAAAAATAGTTTATCCATGTGGTTAGTAACAAAAAGTGTGGGAATCTTGTTCTAAAAGGTCAGAAGGCATTCAATTCCCAACTCAGGATCAAAACTACCCCCACCACAGACAAATAGTAAAAAAACACAgtagagaaaaacaacaacaacaacaacaacaaaaacacagtaGAGACAAAATGTTTGAAATCTCTTTTGGAGATACCTCCAACTTTGCTGCTAAAATATGGGCACTGTTGAATGATTCTTTAGAGTGCTTATTTAAGACAGCATTGTTTTAATAGAGAAGCCACAGATTCCTGATAATTTAATCTAAGGTTATTATATCCTGACCCATGCATTTCTGATAATAATGCGGCTCATGTCCTATTTGCAGTTACTTCAGCATACAAAACAGCACGAAAAGATGCTACGTAtagtatgtaattttaaaaaagaaaaggtttttcCATCAGACACACATACCTAAATTACTCTGaactcggacttccctggtggtccagtgggtaagaatccacgctcccaatacaggaggcctgggttcaatccctgtttggggaactagatctcatATGCATGTCGCAactgagtttgcatgccacaactaagaagcccacatatCGCAACTaaaagtccacatgccacaacgaagatgccacgtgcagcaactaagacccagtgcggcctacataaataaattaaaaaaaaaattactctgagCTCATGTAGGAAGGAGGAAGGTATAAAATAAGAAGGTAGATCAGTGATTATATACATCACAGAAGATAACCAaagatggtgctgggacaactggctATCTATGtaagaagaatgaagttggacctcatcctcacaacatacacaaaaaatgggagaggatctgaacagacacttctccCAAGAAGATAAGCAAATGGCcggtaagcacatgaaaagttactTAACATTGTTAgccgtcagggaaatgcaaatcaaaagcaaaatgagataccatttaAACCCAGGAGGttgactataataaaaaaaaaaagataatagggacttccctggaagtccagtggttaagactccacgcttccaatgcaggggcatgggttccatccctggtcggagaacccAGACCCCACATgacgtgtggcacggccaaaaaatacaattaaaaaaaaagttttttttaaaataataaaagataacagggacttccctggtggcacagtggttaacaatccgcctgccaatgcagaggacgaggattcaagccctgatccgggaagatcccacatgccgcggagcaactcagcccatgtgccacaactgctgagcctgcgctctacagcctgtgagccacaacgacAAAAGCCCACACAACTACAGCCTGAGCTATGCtttgcaacgagaagccaccccaatgagaaacctgcgcactgcaacagagttagcccccactcgctgcaactagagaaagcccacgcacagcaaggaagacccaacacaaccaaaaataaataaataaataaataaataagataacaaatgttggcaaggatgtgaaaaaactggaattctcatacactgctggtgggaatgtaaaatggtgtagctgctttggaaaaaagtctggcagggactaccctggtggcgcagtggttaagaatctgcctgccaatgcaggggacacaagtttgagccctggtccaggaagatccaacatgccgtggagcaactaagcccatacgccacaactactgagcccgcaagccacaactagagaacgcccacacgcagcaacaaagacccaattcagccaaaaataaaaataaataaatttataacatactttaaaaaacaaacaaacaaaagtctggcAGATcatcaaaaggttaaacatagcaTATGACGAAGATATGAAAACCAcaccatatgacctagcagttTCACTCCTAgttatatactcaagagaaacagaaactataCTCATGTAAAAACTTggacatgagggacttccctgatagtccagtggttaagaatctgccttccaatgcaggggacgtgggttcgatccctggtcagggaactaagaccccacatgtgGCAAGGCAACCGAGCCCATGAGctcaagatcccacgtgccgcaactactgagcccaggtgccacaatggatagcctgcacgccacaacgaaagataCCATAtgcacaactaagacccaacgtggccaaataaagaaattaatagataaatattttaaaaaagaacttggaCATGAATGttaataacagcattatttaaaataaccaaaaagtggaaacaaccaaataTCTATCaatgatggataaataaaatgtagtactTCCATACAACAGCATGTTGTTTAGTAAGAAAAACATAAAGTTTTGATAaaatgctacaacacagatgaaccctgaaaacattatgctaaatgaagtcagtcacaaaagactacatattgtatgattccattaatatgaatgcccaaaacaggcaaatctatagaaatagaaagtagattagtggttatcCAGGACACAGGGACTGGGGAAAATATGAAGTAACTGCTAATGGct
This window contains:
- the QRICH1 gene encoding transcriptional regulator QRICH1, giving the protein MNNSLENTISFEEYIRVKARSVPQHRMKEFLDSLASKGPEALQEFQQTATTTMVYQQGGNCIYTDSTEVAGSLLELACPVTTSVQPQTQQEQQIQVQQPQQVQVQVQVQQSPQQVSAQQLSPQLTVHQPAEQPIHVQVQIQGQAAQPTAPSIQTPSLQSPSPSQLQAAQIQVQHMQAAQQIQAAEIPEEHIPHQQIQAQLVAGQSLAGGQQIQIQTVGALSPPPSQQGSPREGERRVGTASVLQPVKKRKVDMPITVSYAISGQPVATVLAIPQGQQQSYVSLRPDLLTVDSAHLYSATGTITSPTGETWTIPVYSAQPRGDPQQQSITHIAIPQEAYNAVHVSGSPTALAAVKLEDDKEKMVGTTSVVKNSHEEVVQTLANSLFPAQFMNGNIHIPVAVQAVAGTYQNTAQTVHIWDPQQQPQQQTPQEQTPPPPQQQQQQQQLQVTCSAQTVQVAEVEPQSQPQPSPELLLPNSLKPEEGLEVWKNWAQTKNAELEKDAQNRLAPIGRRQLLRFQEDLISSAVAELNYGLCLMTREARNGEGEPYDPDVLYYIFLCIQKYLFENGRVDDIFSDLYYVRFTEWLHEVLKDVQPRVTPLGYVLPSHVTEEMLWECKQLGAHSPSTLLTTLMFFNTKYFLLKTVDQHMKLAFSKVLRQTKKNPSNPKDKSTSIRYLKALGIHQTGQKVTDDMYAEQTENPENPLRCPIKLYDFYLFKCPQSVKGRNDTFYLTPEPVVAPNSPIWYSVQPISREQMGQMLTRILVIREIQEAIAVANASTMH